From Haemorhous mexicanus isolate bHaeMex1 chromosome 2, bHaeMex1.pri, whole genome shotgun sequence, the proteins below share one genomic window:
- the LOC132323776 gene encoding regucalcin isoform X1 yields MRGRARGGAAFASLRRPHPYLISPLSFIIPPLFFFSFLPRPRWVLAPRRPRRSRCNAVTIPLQAMASVSIECVAREGCRIGESPVWDEREGALLFVDITGRKVCRWSPLTRQTQAIAVDAPVSSVALRKSGDYVITLGTRFAALKWKEELVTTITQVDKDKANTRFNDGKVDPAGRYFAGTMAEEIRPAVLERRQGSLYTLFPDLSVVKHFDQVDISNGLDWSLDHRTFFYIDSLSYSVDAFDYDLQTGKIGNRRSIYKLEKEESIPDGMCIDTEGKLWVACYDGGRVIRLDPETGKRLQTVKLPVDKTTSCCFGGKDYSEMFVTSASDGMDKEWLSRQPQAGGIFKITGLGVKGVPPYPFAG; encoded by the exons ATGCGGGGGCGGGCCCGCGGCGGGGCGGCCTTTGCCTCCCTGCGCCGCCCGCACCCCTATTTAATTTCCCCCCTCTCTTTTATcattccccctcttttttttttctcttttctcccccGTCCCCGTTGGGTGCTCGCTCCCCGCCGGCCGCGGCGGAGCCGGTGTAACGCGGTGACGATTCCCCTGCAGGCCATGGCATCTGTCAGCATCGAGTGCGTggccagggagggctgcaggatcGGCGAGTCGCCCGTGTGGGACGAGAGGGAGGGCGCGCTGCTCTTCGTGGACATCACGGGCAGGAAGGTGTGCCGCTGGAGCCCGCTCACCCGGCAAACACAGGCCATTGCCGTGG ATGCTCCTGTGAGCTCCGTGGCTCTCCGGAAGTCTGGGGATTATGTCATCACCCTAGGAACCAGGTTTGCTGCTTTGAAATGGAAAGAGGAGCTGGTAACCACCATTACTCAAGTGGACAAGGATAAAGCAAACACCCGGTTCAATGATGGGAAGGTGGATCCTGCAGGGAGGTATTTTGCAG GTACAATGGCAGAGGAGATTCGTCCCGCCGTGCTGGAGAGACGCCAGGGCTCTCTGTACACGCTCTTCCCCGACCTCTCAGTGGTGAAGCACTTTGACCAGGTGGACATTTCCAATGGCCTGGACTGGTCTCTGGATCACAGAACCTTCTTTTACATTGACAGCTTGTCCTACTCGGTGGATGCCTTTGATTATGACCTCCAAACTGGAAAAATTG GCAACCGTAGGAGTATATACAAACTGGAAAAAGAGGAGAGCATTCCTGATGGGATGTGCATTGACACAGAAGGCAAACTCTGGGTGGCTTGCTATGATGGTGGGAGAGTGATTCGCCTTGACCCTGAGACAG GAAAAAGACTCCAGACTGTGAAACTTCCCGTAGACAAAACAACTTCCTGCTGTTTTGGAGGAAAGGATTATTCAGAAATGTTTGTGACTTCTGCCAGTGATGGGATGGATAAAGAGTGGCTTTCACGGCAACCGCAGGCTGGTGGGATTTTCAAG
- the LOC132323776 gene encoding regucalcin isoform X2 has translation MASVSIECVAREGCRIGESPVWDEREGALLFVDITGRKVCRWSPLTRQTQAIAVDAPVSSVALRKSGDYVITLGTRFAALKWKEELVTTITQVDKDKANTRFNDGKVDPAGRYFAGTMAEEIRPAVLERRQGSLYTLFPDLSVVKHFDQVDISNGLDWSLDHRTFFYIDSLSYSVDAFDYDLQTGKIGNRRSIYKLEKEESIPDGMCIDTEGKLWVACYDGGRVIRLDPETGKRLQTVKLPVDKTTSCCFGGKDYSEMFVTSASDGMDKEWLSRQPQAGGIFKITGLGVKGVPPYPFAG, from the exons ATGGCATCTGTCAGCATCGAGTGCGTggccagggagggctgcaggatcGGCGAGTCGCCCGTGTGGGACGAGAGGGAGGGCGCGCTGCTCTTCGTGGACATCACGGGCAGGAAGGTGTGCCGCTGGAGCCCGCTCACCCGGCAAACACAGGCCATTGCCGTGG ATGCTCCTGTGAGCTCCGTGGCTCTCCGGAAGTCTGGGGATTATGTCATCACCCTAGGAACCAGGTTTGCTGCTTTGAAATGGAAAGAGGAGCTGGTAACCACCATTACTCAAGTGGACAAGGATAAAGCAAACACCCGGTTCAATGATGGGAAGGTGGATCCTGCAGGGAGGTATTTTGCAG GTACAATGGCAGAGGAGATTCGTCCCGCCGTGCTGGAGAGACGCCAGGGCTCTCTGTACACGCTCTTCCCCGACCTCTCAGTGGTGAAGCACTTTGACCAGGTGGACATTTCCAATGGCCTGGACTGGTCTCTGGATCACAGAACCTTCTTTTACATTGACAGCTTGTCCTACTCGGTGGATGCCTTTGATTATGACCTCCAAACTGGAAAAATTG GCAACCGTAGGAGTATATACAAACTGGAAAAAGAGGAGAGCATTCCTGATGGGATGTGCATTGACACAGAAGGCAAACTCTGGGTGGCTTGCTATGATGGTGGGAGAGTGATTCGCCTTGACCCTGAGACAG GAAAAAGACTCCAGACTGTGAAACTTCCCGTAGACAAAACAACTTCCTGCTGTTTTGGAGGAAAGGATTATTCAGAAATGTTTGTGACTTCTGCCAGTGATGGGATGGATAAAGAGTGGCTTTCACGGCAACCGCAGGCTGGTGGGATTTTCAAG